Within Mongoliitalea daihaiensis, the genomic segment ATTTCGTGGCAGCAAGTATTGCAGCAGTTTTTGCTTCGGGGGTGGCTGTTTATTTCGCCAGCCAATATTTTAGCTTAGATCAGCGCTTCATGGCATTGTTGGAGGAAAAAGCGGTGTTGGCGGAAGATCTTAATCGCTTTAAGGTTAACTATGAGCAAACGGAAACTCAATTAGACGTATTACTGACGGGTAATTTTACTAAAATCCCGATGAAAGGCGAGCCTTTTGAAATCCAAAAAGAGGCCAAAGTTGATGTATGGTGGGATCAATCGGCTGCAAAGGTTTTTGTTTCTGTCAATCAGTTAGCATCGCTTTCAGAAGATTTGGATTATCAATTATGGGCGATAGGAGATGCTGGCCCTGTAGGAATAGGACTGGTTAATCCAGGTCAAGCTTACTCCTTGCAGCAAATGGAATCCGTATTGGCCGCAGGAGCTTTTGCAATAACCATAGAGCCAAAAGGTGGTAGTGAAAGCCCCACTTTGGAAAAATTGGTGGTTATCGGGAATGTTGCATAAAGTAAATTAGTTTAACTGCTTTAAAAGCTGGCAATGGTTGCCAGCTTTTTTTTTAGCTTCTAGATTGCTGATTTTTTTTATTTAAAGTGAGCTATTATGTTAGCTTTATGTGAGGTCTCTGTTAATTTTACAAGAATTGGCTTGAATAGCCCTCTCTTAAAGAATGCATAGAATGTCAACAATTCATATTGAAACTGTTTTTACTATCCTCCCTTTTGATAATGAAAAATTACTAGATTTTCTTGAAGAATCTCACAGTGCAAATGTGCTGAATGAATGGATACCCTTTTTCTACATTGAGGAGTTTTTACTCAGCATGTTGGGGAAGGATGATTGGCAGTATCATTATTATGCCAGGGTTCTGAAACAGGAAATCAATCGCAAGTATCTTTCCAAATCATTTGAAGCAGAACCAAACACTCACAGGGAATTTGAGGTCTTGAAGCAATGGAATACGGCTACCTTATTGAGGGATAGGATCTCAGGGAAGGAATTGACGTATAAAGTACTGGATCTTAAAGAAGGCGATACCGTGTTTTTGTATGTCAAGAAAATAATCTCAGAAGATAAGCTTCTTTTTGCGTATAGTTGCCTGAATGATTATTTAAAAGGTCAACGCGTGACTTTTGATATATTAAGTGATGAGGAGCATGGTTTTGTGGTAGGAGATCAGTTTTTTTTAAGTTTTTTTGTTCCTCATGTATTCAAAGAATACATTCAGGGGGATGAGATAGACCTGATTGTCAAAGGTATTCAAATCCACAAAAACAGATTGATTTTTGAATCGACCGATGGAAAATTATTTGACAAGCAGGAGGATAGTATTCCTTATGATCAAGTGTTAAAAAAGGGTGAAACCTATTTGTTTGATGTACTCGGGGTAAATGAGGTTTCAGAGCATGAAAAAGTACTTTTTGTAAAATATGAAAATGTCTCTGGAAATGTCAGAGTAATTGATTTTACGATTGATTTTGAGGTTCCTCCCCATATCTATTGTCTAGTACGGGAAGTGGGGCCATCCTCAGTATATTTACATGTAGACCGGTCGGCATTATTAAACCAATATTATCAATCCAATCAAGCATATGT encodes:
- a CDS encoding anti-sigma factor, encoding MDIQSYIASGKLELFVLGELSEREEAEVLEMAARYPEVREELNQIEEAFFQLDNQTGKGPSIGLKSKVMATWEDEVLGKEEAAVKEIALQPWKTYFVAASIAAVFASGVAVYFASQYFSLDQRFMALLEEKAVLAEDLNRFKVNYEQTETQLDVLLTGNFTKIPMKGEPFEIQKEAKVDVWWDQSAAKVFVSVNQLASLSEDLDYQLWAIGDAGPVGIGLVNPGQAYSLQQMESVLAAGAFAITIEPKGGSESPTLEKLVVIGNVA